GGTTTTATGAAAAAAGTTTATCTTGATAACGCTGCTTGTACTCCTCTGGATCCCCGGGTTTTTGAGGTTATGAAGCCGTATTTTGTGGAAGAGTATGGGAACCCTTCTACTATTCATTCCTATGGTTCTCTGCCCAGAGAAGGAATGGAGAAAGCCAGAGAACAGGTCGCGGTGCTTCTGAATACAAAGCCGGATTATATATTCTTTACTTCTAACGGATCTGAAGCCAATAATATGGCAATTAAAGGTGTTTGTTTTGCAAATCAGGCCAGAGGAAAACATATAATTGTTTCTGAAATTGAGCATTTTTCTGTTTTGCAATCCGTCAAGTCAATGGAAAAACAGGGCTTTACCGTAACCCAGTTGAAAGTAGGAACTGACGGTATAATAAAAAAAGATGAACTTGAAAAGCTTATAAAAGATGAAACCGTATTTGTTTCCATCATGCTTGCCAATCATGAAATAGGGACGATCGAGCCGATTTCTGAGGTGGCGGCGATTTTGAAGAAAGTCAATGCAGAAAGGTCTTTGCGGAAGATTCAGCCTGTTTACTTTCACACTGATGCCGTTGCGGCTGCAGGGGTTATACCTATAGATGTTGAAGCTCTCGGCGTTGATCTTCTTTCTATGGCTTCGAGTTCCTTCTATGGGCCTAAAGGTGCAGCCGTACTATATATAAAGAAGGGTGTTCGTATTAATCCCTTGATAGATGGTGGTATTCAAGAAGGCGGAAGGAGAGCAGGGCTTGAGAACGTACCTGCAATTGTAGGAATGGGAAAAGCGGCGGAACTTGCAAAATCAGAGATGGCTGAACGTAATAAGAAAATGGAACCTTTAAGAGATCTTATGGTTGAACTGATTTTAAAAAACATACCGCAGGTGCGTTTGAACGGTGATGCAAGAAGACGTCTTCCCGGAAATGTTAATGTTTCCGTTGAGTTCATAGAAGGTGAGTCAATGTTGATGTGGCTTGATGATGTCGGAATTGCAGCCTCGTCAGGCTCTGCCTGTACTTCCAAAGCGCTTAAGGCATCGCATGTTTTGCTTTCAATCGGAGTCCCTCAGGAAGTATGCCACGGTTCAATGCTCTTTTCCCTCGGAAAAGATATTACTAAAACAGAAATAGAGTTTGCTGCGGAAGAATTTACCAAGATAGTAAAAAAGTTGCGTGAAATGTCTCCGCTCTACAAAAATTCCTAAGGAATTTTTGTAGAGAGTTTATAAGGTTCATAAGGTTTTTAATGTTTGTAAAGTAAAAGAGAATGTTATTATGGCAACTTTTGTTGATTTGGAAGGACAGTGTGTTTGTCAAAATAATATTATACAAAGATTTTAGACCTTAAACTTTAAAAACCTTGCAAACTTTATGAACTTGGATATTCGGAGGATATTTATGTCTGACAAAATTGATAAAATGACTCTCATCCTATTCTCGGGAGAGCTCGATAAAGCCCTGGCTTGCTTTACTCTGGCAACAACTGCGGCAGCTATGGGATTTGAAGTTACGATATTTTTTACTTTTTGGGGTCTTAATGTTTTGAAAAAAGGCGGAATTTCTACGGTAAAGAAGAGTTTTTTACAAAAGATGTTCTGGTTCCTTAACAAAGGTACTAAAGAAAAGCTTCCTCTTACAAAGTTTAATTTTGCAGGTGCAGGTCCTGAAATGATGAAGATACTTATGAAACAAAAAAAAATGGCTTCCCTCCCCGATATGATGGCATCTGCAAGGGAGATGAAAGTAAAATATATCGCCTGCACCACTTCGTGCGGAGTGATGGGCGTCGATAGAACAGACTTGATAGACGAAGTCGATGAAATGGCAGGAGCGGCAACATATTTAGCGGAAGCAAAAGGGTCGAATGTTAATCTGTTCATCTGAAATGCAATGACTAAGTACTAATTGACTAGTGACTATTTAAAGTGCGATGACAAGAAACCGTCATCGTGAAATTCGAAGTTTCGAAAAATACAGCGGCATCTTTTTGCCGCTTTCAATAAATAGTCACTAGTCATTAGTAATTAGTACTTTATTTTAAGGAGTTTTATGGATAACATTAAAGTAGATAAAGAACTTGACTGTCTCGGTCTTTACTGCCCTGTACCTATTATGAAAACGGCGCAAATGATCAAGAATATGAACAGCGGGGAAGTTCTTGAAATAACTGCGGACGATATAGGTGTTTTAAAGGATATACCGGCATGGGCTAAAACTACGGGGAATGAATTTCTAGGAAGCAAGAGTGAAGGTGATGTGCATAAGGTGTACGTAAGGAAAAAAAATA
The nucleotide sequence above comes from Candidatus Firestonebacteria bacterium RIFOXYD2_FULL_39_29. Encoded proteins:
- a CDS encoding SirA family protein; the encoded protein is MDNIKVDKELDCLGLYCPVPIMKTAQMIKNMNSGEVLEITADDIGVLKDIPAWAKTTGNEFLGSKSEGDVHKVYVRKKNK
- a CDS encoding cysteine desulfurase NifS, giving the protein MKKVYLDNAACTPLDPRVFEVMKPYFVEEYGNPSTIHSYGSLPREGMEKAREQVAVLLNTKPDYIFFTSNGSEANNMAIKGVCFANQARGKHIIVSEIEHFSVLQSVKSMEKQGFTVTQLKVGTDGIIKKDELEKLIKDETVFVSIMLANHEIGTIEPISEVAAILKKVNAERSLRKIQPVYFHTDAVAAAGVIPIDVEALGVDLLSMASSSFYGPKGAAVLYIKKGVRINPLIDGGIQEGGRRAGLENVPAIVGMGKAAELAKSEMAERNKKMEPLRDLMVELILKNIPQVRLNGDARRRLPGNVNVSVEFIEGESMLMWLDDVGIAASSGSACTSKALKASHVLLSIGVPQEVCHGSMLFSLGKDITKTEIEFAAEEFTKIVKKLREMSPLYKNS